The following are from one region of the Orenia metallireducens genome:
- a CDS encoding MarR family winged helix-turn-helix transcriptional regulator: MDITNDDLLKIENQLCFPIYVASKEIIRIYKPYLKKLNLTYTQYIVMLVLWEEDNISVKDIGEKLYLDSGTLTPVLKKLEKMNLVERKRSKEDERVLIIALTEKGKDLKERAFEIPTKAFCKTGLTEEDALLLKAKLDELVKNLINN; this comes from the coding sequence ATGGATATTACTAATGATGATTTATTAAAGATTGAGAACCAATTATGTTTTCCCATATATGTTGCTTCAAAGGAGATTATTAGGATTTACAAACCTTATCTTAAAAAGTTAAATTTAACATATACCCAGTATATTGTAATGCTTGTTCTTTGGGAGGAGGATAATATCTCTGTGAAGGATATTGGAGAGAAGTTATATTTGGATTCTGGAACTTTAACTCCAGTATTAAAGAAATTAGAGAAGATGAATTTAGTTGAAAGGAAGAGAAGTAAGGAGGATGAGAGGGTTTTAATTATAGCTTTAACTGAAAAAGGGAAAGACCTAAAAGAGAGAGCTTTTGAGATACCAACTAAGGCTTTCTGTAAAACAGGGTTAACAGAGGAAGATGCTTTATTGTTAAAAGCGAAGTTAGATGAATTAGTGAAAAATCTTATAAATAATTAA
- a CDS encoding glutathione peroxidase produces MSIYNFKVKAVDGKEVSLEEYKGKVLIIANTASKCGFTPQYEDLQKLYSKYKKEGLEILGFPCNQFANQEPGTSQEAQSFCTMNYGVEFPIFAKIDVRGEDVIPLFKYLTDKAPHQGFDLDNPNGKLIYSVLSSKFPSYIHGDSIKWNFTKFVIGRDGEVLKRFEPYVEPRDMEGYIKEVL; encoded by the coding sequence ATGTCTATTTATAATTTTAAGGTTAAAGCTGTAGATGGTAAAGAGGTTAGCTTAGAAGAATATAAAGGTAAAGTACTTATAATAGCTAATACTGCAAGTAAATGTGGTTTTACTCCTCAATATGAAGATTTACAAAAATTATACTCTAAGTATAAAAAGGAAGGGCTTGAGATTTTAGGATTTCCTTGCAATCAATTTGCTAATCAAGAGCCTGGAACTAGTCAAGAAGCACAGAGTTTTTGTACTATGAATTATGGTGTTGAATTCCCTATTTTTGCTAAGATCGATGTTAGAGGTGAAGATGTTATTCCATTATTTAAATACCTTACAGATAAAGCTCCTCATCAAGGCTTTGATTTAGACAATCCTAATGGTAAGTTGATATACTCTGTTTTAAGTTCAAAATTCCCTAGTTATATTCATGGTGACTCAATTAAATGGAACTTTACTAAATTTGTTATTGGTAGAGATGGAGAGGTTTTAAAGAGATTTGAACCATATGTAGAGCCAAGGGATATGGAAGGGTATATTAAAGAGGTCTTATAG
- a CDS encoding NAD(P)/FAD-dependent oxidoreductase — MQMEEYDIIIVGAGPAGMSAAINAKARNKSVAIFEGGQVAKKIDWAPHVNNYLGFSNVSGPELAQAYIKHIEDLEVPIIKQKVVKAFPMGEKFMVTTNGENYQAKKLILALGVIQQARLKGEEEYIGKGVSYCATCDGMLYKGKDVMVISDSAHHEEEANFLADICENVYYVAQYKEIENLDERIQVVEGKVEEITGEDMANKVKLTTGEYDVACVFILRETVPPTEIVDGLELASKKYIKVNRNLETNVPGVYAAGDCTGEPLQISKATGEGQVAALNAVKEIGK, encoded by the coding sequence ATGCAAATGGAAGAATATGATATTATTATTGTAGGAGCAGGGCCAGCAGGAATGTCAGCAGCTATTAATGCAAAGGCTCGTAATAAGAGTGTTGCTATCTTTGAAGGTGGACAAGTAGCTAAGAAGATTGATTGGGCACCCCATGTTAATAATTACTTAGGCTTTAGTAATGTCAGTGGACCAGAGCTAGCACAAGCTTATATTAAACATATTGAGGATTTAGAGGTTCCAATTATTAAGCAGAAGGTAGTTAAAGCTTTTCCAATGGGAGAGAAGTTTATGGTTACTACTAATGGTGAGAACTATCAAGCTAAAAAACTAATCTTAGCCTTAGGAGTAATTCAACAAGCAAGATTGAAGGGTGAGGAAGAATACATAGGTAAGGGTGTTAGCTATTGTGCTACTTGTGATGGAATGCTATATAAAGGTAAAGATGTAATGGTAATTAGTGATAGTGCCCATCATGAGGAAGAGGCAAATTTTCTAGCAGATATCTGTGAAAATGTCTATTATGTAGCCCAATATAAAGAGATTGAGAATTTAGATGAGAGAATCCAAGTTGTAGAGGGTAAGGTTGAGGAGATAACTGGTGAGGATATGGCAAATAAAGTAAAATTAACTACAGGTGAATATGATGTAGCTTGTGTATTTATCCTAAGGGAGACTGTACCACCTACAGAGATAGTTGATGGATTGGAATTAGCTAGTAAGAAGTATATCAAAGTAAATAGAAATCTTGAAACTAATGTACCAGGGGTCTATGCTGCTGGAGATTGTACTGGAGAGCCATTACAGATCAGTAAGGCTACAGGAGAAGGACAAGTTGCAGCACTTAATGCAGTTAAAGAGATAGGGAAGTGA
- a CDS encoding Fur family transcriptional regulator: MEATLDNLKSILAASNYKLTAQRKIILQILINNKGEHLSAEEVYNIVKTEDPGIGLATVYRTLELFCELGIIQQLTFDENCRRYELETGEEHHHHLVCSKCGKVIEFNDEVLEEFESELEKRHSFKVTEHKIKFYGYCEDCQ; the protein is encoded by the coding sequence ATGGAGGCTACATTAGATAATTTGAAGAGTATTTTGGCAGCAAGTAACTATAAACTTACTGCACAAAGAAAGATTATTCTCCAGATTCTGATAAACAATAAAGGAGAACATTTAAGTGCGGAAGAGGTCTATAATATTGTAAAGACAGAAGACCCAGGAATTGGTTTGGCTACAGTTTATCGGACCTTAGAGCTATTTTGTGAATTAGGGATTATTCAACAATTGACCTTTGATGAAAATTGCAGGCGATATGAATTAGAGACAGGTGAAGAGCACCATCATCATTTAGTATGTAGCAAATGTGGTAAGGTAATAGAGTTTAATGATGAGGTTTTAGAGGAGTTTGAATCTGAATTAGAGAAGAGACACAGCTTTAAAGTAACTGAACATAAGATTAAGTTTTATGGCTATTGCGAAGATTGTCAATAA
- the lysA gene encoding diaminopimelate decarboxylase codes for MQWSFAEVTDKENFYGNSNPIDLVKKYGSPLYVYNERILRARCRELKNLVSYPNFVVNYSAKANTNLELLKIVKEEGLQVDAMSPGEIFIELKAGFEPEEILYISNNVSAEELKYAIEAGVMVSVDSLSQLELFGQINEGGEVAIRFNPGVGAGHHEKVVTGGKKTKFGVDPRYIDNVKEILNKYNLRLIGINQHIGSLFMESDSYIEGIKSVLDIAGNFDDLEFVDFGGGFGIPYHKQDGQERLDLAQLGKGLDKVLREWVAEYGKEITFKIEPGRYIVAECGVLLGEAYATKVNYDRKYVGSDLGFNVLMRPMLYESHHDVEIYSKQDRESDNKEEVLIVGNICESGDIIAKNRLLPEIVEGDIIGILDAGAYGYVMSSNYNQRLRPAEVLIKEDGEDVLVRRRDTLEDLMRNYEF; via the coding sequence ATGCAGTGGAGTTTTGCAGAAGTTACAGACAAAGAAAATTTTTATGGTAATAGTAATCCAATTGATTTGGTTAAGAAGTATGGGAGCCCTTTATATGTTTATAATGAAAGGATATTAAGAGCAAGATGTAGAGAGTTGAAAAATCTAGTAAGTTATCCGAACTTTGTAGTTAATTATTCAGCAAAGGCTAATACCAATTTAGAGTTATTGAAGATAGTTAAAGAGGAAGGCTTACAGGTAGACGCGATGTCACCAGGAGAGATCTTTATAGAGTTAAAGGCTGGCTTTGAACCTGAAGAGATTTTATATATCAGTAATAATGTTTCTGCTGAGGAGTTGAAGTATGCTATTGAGGCTGGAGTAATGGTCAGTGTAGATTCACTTTCTCAATTAGAGTTGTTTGGTCAGATAAATGAAGGTGGAGAGGTTGCTATCAGATTCAACCCTGGAGTAGGTGCAGGGCACCATGAGAAGGTAGTAACAGGTGGTAAGAAGACTAAATTTGGAGTAGACCCTAGATATATTGATAATGTTAAAGAGATTTTAAATAAGTACAATTTAAGATTAATTGGGATTAATCAGCATATCGGTTCATTATTTATGGAAAGTGATTCCTACATAGAAGGAATTAAATCTGTACTTGATATAGCTGGTAACTTTGATGATTTGGAGTTTGTTGACTTTGGTGGTGGCTTTGGAATTCCATATCATAAGCAGGATGGGCAAGAGCGGTTGGATTTGGCTCAGCTAGGCAAGGGATTGGACAAGGTGTTAAGAGAATGGGTAGCAGAGTATGGTAAGGAGATTACTTTTAAGATAGAACCAGGTAGATATATTGTAGCAGAATGCGGAGTCTTGTTAGGAGAGGCTTATGCTACTAAGGTAAACTATGATAGAAAGTATGTAGGTAGTGACCTTGGCTTTAATGTATTGATGAGACCTATGTTATATGAGTCACACCATGATGTTGAAATTTATAGTAAGCAAGATAGAGAGTCTGATAATAAGGAAGAGGTATTGATAGTAGGAAATATCTGTGAAAGTGGAGATATTATTGCTAAGAATAGACTGTTACCTGAGATAGTTGAGGGGGATATTATTGGAATTCTAGATGCTGGAGCCTATGGTTATGTGATGAGTTCTAACTATAATCAGAGATTACGTCCAGCAGAGGTCTTAATCAAAGAGGATGGCGAAGATGTATTAGTTAGAAGAAGGGATACTTTAGAGGATTTAATGAGAAATTATGAATTTTAG
- a CDS encoding VOC family protein: MRIEHIAIWTNNLERLKEFYIKYFNATAGDKYINESKSFESYFLSFDQGCRLEIMHKPSIPENSNNVYDQYLGLIHFAISVGSKSKVLAITERLREDGYEIIGEPRTTGDGYFESVILDPDRNRIEITA; the protein is encoded by the coding sequence ATGAGAATAGAACATATTGCAATTTGGACTAATAATCTTGAAAGATTAAAGGAATTTTATATTAAATATTTTAATGCTACAGCAGGAGATAAATATATTAATGAGTCTAAAAGTTTTGAATCATACTTTCTATCTTTTGATCAAGGATGCCGTTTAGAGATTATGCACAAACCATCAATACCTGAGAACTCAAACAATGTATATGACCAGTATCTAGGATTGATTCACTTTGCCATTTCAGTTGGGAGCAAGAGTAAAGTCTTAGCTATCACAGAACGATTAAGAGAAGATGGCTATGAGATTATAGGTGAACCTAGAACGACTGGAGATGGCTACTTTGAAAGTGTAATTTTAGATCCAGATAGAAATAGAATTGAAATAACTGCTTAA
- a CDS encoding maltose acetyltransferase domain-containing protein, whose amino-acid sequence MTEKEKMLAGELYDASDEQLVLERINARKMTRLFNESTDKNRHDILKELFGSTGERFYIEPNFRCDYGSNIYLGDNFYANFDCIILDVCKVIIGKNCMLGPRVSIYTATHPLGAKLRVSGAEYGKPVTIGDNVWIGGSATINPGVTIGDNVVVASGAVVVKDVPNNVVVGGNPAKTIKKL is encoded by the coding sequence ATGACAGAAAAAGAGAAGATGTTAGCTGGAGAATTATATGATGCTTCTGATGAACAACTAGTCTTAGAAAGAATTAATGCTAGAAAGATGACAAGGCTTTTTAATGAATCAACAGACAAGAACAGACATGATATTCTGAAAGAACTTTTTGGTAGCACTGGGGAAAGGTTTTATATCGAGCCAAACTTTCGCTGTGATTATGGTAGTAATATTTATCTTGGAGATAACTTCTATGCCAATTTTGACTGTATTATCTTAGATGTCTGTAAAGTCATTATAGGGAAGAACTGTATGTTAGGACCAAGAGTATCTATCTATACTGCTACCCATCCATTAGGTGCCAAGTTAAGAGTTTCAGGAGCAGAGTATGGTAAACCAGTAACAATTGGTGATAATGTTTGGATTGGAGGAAGTGCAACTATTAATCCAGGTGTTACTATCGGTGATAATGTTGTAGTAGCCTCTGGTGCTGTTGTTGTTAAAGATGTACCTAATAATGTAGTTGTGGGAGGTAATCCTGCTAAGACCATCAAGAAACTTTAA
- a CDS encoding DUF2325 domain-containing protein — MSIVIVGGDRLGNIPDKLNKLGFKEIEHVTGRNTYKFQLSTDADMVLVMTDYISHNLCENVKCKAKSCDVPVLFCRRSWSCIYKKLNNCGFLN; from the coding sequence ATGTCGATTGTGATTGTAGGAGGGGATAGGTTAGGAAATATCCCAGATAAGCTTAACAAATTAGGTTTTAAGGAGATAGAGCATGTTACTGGTAGAAATACTTATAAATTTCAGTTGAGTACAGATGCAGATATGGTCTTAGTTATGACCGATTATATCAGCCATAATCTATGTGAAAATGTCAAGTGTAAGGCTAAATCTTGTGATGTTCCAGTCTTATTCTGTCGTCGATCGTGGTCTTGTATCTATAAGAAGTTGAATAACTGCGGCTTTTTAAATTAA
- a CDS encoding FTR1 family iron permease, with the protein MDNRFNRLLLIFFILSVLIVNFTADTYAATWHDVTDDIEVRINKGLELYQKGDLEGAKKSITDAYFIPFEGEEMEQAIQRYIGGQNAFKVEYMFSQIKKLMDKGVSQQEVQAMADMLVKEINIYATSLDELAPREDDSPLAKFIYSFMIIVREGFEAILVISAILAYLIKSGNEDRVKTVYNSTIVALIASVVTAFLFKYVFHISGLGQELLEGITMLLAMVVLFSVSFWLISKVEAKKWEEYIQGKVKDSLATGNSWALWSAVFLAVYREGAETVLFYQALFVKTDKSAYGMIGLGFLVGCVALAIIYMIVQKGSLKLPLKPFFMVTSGLLYYLAFVFAGQGMRELQEASILGATRIDGLPTITWLGVYPTWQTLSLQVLLVIAAVIGLIYSFKGNEQVA; encoded by the coding sequence ATGGATAATAGGTTTAATAGGTTATTATTAATCTTCTTTATATTATCTGTACTAATAGTAAATTTCACTGCTGATACTTATGCAGCTACTTGGCATGATGTTACAGATGATATTGAAGTTAGAATCAATAAAGGTCTCGAACTTTATCAAAAAGGTGATTTAGAAGGAGCTAAAAAGAGCATTACTGACGCTTATTTCATTCCTTTTGAAGGTGAAGAGATGGAACAGGCTATTCAACGTTATATAGGTGGACAGAATGCCTTTAAAGTTGAGTATATGTTCAGCCAAATCAAGAAGTTGATGGATAAAGGAGTTAGTCAACAAGAGGTACAAGCGATGGCAGATATGTTGGTGAAAGAAATAAATATTTATGCTACAAGCTTAGATGAGCTAGCACCTAGAGAAGATGACAGTCCTTTGGCTAAATTTATTTATTCCTTTATGATTATTGTCAGAGAAGGTTTTGAAGCAATCTTAGTTATTAGTGCTATACTTGCTTACTTAATCAAATCTGGTAATGAAGATAGGGTTAAGACGGTATATAATAGTACAATCGTAGCCCTTATAGCTAGTGTTGTAACAGCATTCTTATTTAAGTATGTATTCCATATTAGTGGTTTGGGTCAAGAGTTATTAGAAGGAATTACAATGTTGCTGGCAATGGTAGTACTATTCTCAGTTAGTTTCTGGTTAATCAGTAAGGTAGAGGCTAAGAAATGGGAAGAGTATATCCAAGGGAAGGTTAAGGATTCTTTGGCTACTGGTAATAGTTGGGCTTTATGGAGTGCAGTATTTTTAGCAGTCTATCGTGAGGGGGCAGAGACAGTTCTCTTCTACCAGGCCTTATTTGTGAAGACTGATAAGAGTGCTTATGGAATGATTGGCTTAGGATTTTTAGTAGGTTGTGTGGCTTTGGCGATTATCTATATGATAGTACAGAAAGGAAGCTTGAAGTTACCTTTAAAACCATTCTTTATGGTAACTAGTGGATTACTTTATTATCTTGCCTTTGTATTTGCTGGTCAAGGAATGAGAGAGTTACAAGAAGCTTCTATTCTAGGAGCGACCAGAATTGATGGTCTTCCAACTATAACTTGGCTAGGGGTCTATCCAACCTGGCAGACCTTGAGTCTACAAGTTCTATTAGTGATAGCAGCAGTTATTGGTTTAATTTATTCCTTTAAGGGAAATGAGCAAGTAGCTTAA
- a CDS encoding iron transporter — MKLRRSMLTFVMVMALLVGVAVNTYAFTEYPIGEAKEVNHMQIAAVYFQSVPMEPSDKAGLAVNESDLHIEADIAALLGNPYGIPFGAWVPYLTVDYRLENVDTGEVQEGTFMPMVASDGPHYGANVKMMGIGNYKLTYIIHSPAKQDFLQHVDKETGVDKRFWKKPIKVEWDFTYTGNI; from the coding sequence ATGAAATTAAGAAGATCTATGTTGACTTTTGTGATGGTAATGGCGTTATTAGTAGGCGTAGCAGTTAATACATATGCATTTACAGAATATCCAATTGGAGAGGCAAAGGAAGTTAATCATATGCAGATTGCAGCAGTATACTTCCAGTCAGTACCAATGGAACCAAGTGATAAAGCTGGTTTAGCTGTAAATGAATCTGACCTTCATATTGAAGCAGATATTGCAGCATTACTTGGTAATCCATATGGTATTCCTTTTGGAGCATGGGTTCCATATTTAACAGTAGATTATAGATTAGAGAATGTAGATACTGGTGAAGTACAAGAAGGTACTTTCATGCCGATGGTAGCTAGTGATGGACCTCACTATGGTGCTAATGTTAAGATGATGGGGATTGGTAACTACAAACTTACTTATATTATCCATTCACCAGCTAAGCAAGATTTCTTACAACATGTTGATAAAGAGACTGGTGTAGATAAGAGATTTTGGAAGAAGCCTATCAAAGTTGAGTGGGACTTCACTTATACAGGAAATATTTAA
- a CDS encoding Fe-S-containing protein, protein MLETLALTLRDSLELAILSGLLFGFIYKIKRKELANYGYGGLALALLFSLLLVYSLNHLRIAKEIEIFLSFIGFILTIVMIGWSFYQSSKYRKISINGSRVQVESSLFSEIIIFLFTLYLGVKFETRLFLFPKEMAQSEMLTTGINTALLLQYFGGFLGILLGIVFAFTLVKSHKKLTIVGSRNLIVLIYFINLARLSILVFYGFIVKGVITATPRLISKLAPLYNNIERFFYILVGIIVISLLINLFKKERIPELKELNFAEARKIKAELKDKVFWAKAGVGVLLLCIALLGVNYIYANQEIELVPAIAVEPENGQFIVPKADLEDGEIHRYSYETERGTLIKFFLLKKTEDAYGVVYDACEICGVAGYYQRDDEVVCKRCDVVMNKMTINFPGGCNPIPLPYGVDQDSIKIRLEDLLEREDFFAK, encoded by the coding sequence ATGTTAGAAACTTTAGCTTTAACCCTAAGAGATAGTTTAGAGTTGGCGATTTTAAGTGGATTATTATTTGGCTTTATATATAAGATTAAAAGGAAGGAGTTGGCTAATTATGGTTATGGTGGATTAGCTTTGGCTCTATTATTCAGTCTATTATTGGTCTATTCTTTGAATCATTTAAGGATTGCTAAGGAGATTGAGATATTTTTATCCTTTATTGGATTTATCCTAACTATAGTGATGATTGGTTGGAGTTTTTATCAGAGTAGTAAGTATAGAAAAATATCTATTAATGGGAGTAGAGTGCAGGTAGAGAGCTCTTTATTTTCAGAGATTATTATATTTTTATTTACATTATACTTAGGGGTAAAGTTTGAAACAAGGTTATTTTTATTTCCAAAAGAGATGGCACAGAGTGAGATGTTGACAACTGGTATTAATACTGCTTTATTATTACAGTATTTTGGTGGGTTTTTAGGGATTCTCTTAGGTATAGTTTTTGCCTTTACCTTGGTTAAGTCCCATAAGAAGTTAACAATAGTGGGTAGTCGTAATTTAATTGTTTTAATCTATTTCATTAATTTAGCACGCTTAAGTATTTTAGTCTTTTATGGATTTATAGTTAAGGGTGTTATTACAGCTACTCCAAGGTTGATCTCAAAATTGGCTCCACTTTATAATAATATCGAGCGATTCTTTTATATTTTAGTAGGAATAATAGTTATTTCACTACTTATCAATCTATTTAAGAAGGAAAGAATACCAGAGCTTAAAGAGCTAAATTTTGCTGAAGCTAGAAAGATTAAAGCAGAGCTTAAGGATAAAGTCTTTTGGGCTAAGGCTGGGGTAGGGGTATTATTATTATGTATAGCCCTACTAGGAGTAAATTATATCTATGCCAATCAGGAGATAGAGCTGGTTCCTGCTATAGCGGTAGAACCAGAAAATGGTCAATTTATAGTTCCTAAAGCAGATTTAGAGGATGGAGAGATACACCGTTATTCCTATGAGACAGAAAGGGGTACATTAATTAAATTCTTCTTACTTAAAAAGACTGAGGATGCTTATGGTGTAGTCTATGATGCCTGTGAAATCTGTGGAGTGGCAGGTTATTATCAGCGTGATGATGAGGTAGTCTGTAAGCGCTGTGATGTAGTGATGAATAAGATGACAATTAACTTCCCAGGTGGATGTAACCCAATTCCTCTACCTTATGGAGTTGATCAGGATAGTATCAAAATTAGACTTGAGGACTTGTTAGAAAGAGAAGATTTCTTTGCGAAGTAG
- a CDS encoding ABC transporter permease, with product MLIRMLKSSFTRGLKSKLLAILAITFGASLATAMLSVSLDVGDKMNQELKSYGSNIVVVPESESLPVEIDGVDFNAHGADKDYISEEDVARIKIIFWRHNIVNLAPYLKASVKVDGEEIPIIGTWFDDEIRIPTGEKFRFGVKEIKSWWKIDGSWIRDGRDKNQAMIGEKLANKFNLKVGDTISLDFGQGEDIVNRKIQVIGIINSGDEAEKQIYLPLDFLQEAVGLEDKVDKIEVSALTTPVNDLARKAQADPEALTAEEFETWYCTAYVSSITFQIEEAISGVVAKQVRQISESEGKVLNKIQLLMLLVTIASLISSGLGISSIMTTKVLERKKEIGLLKAIGASDFAVIALFVIEIVVVGIIGGGLGYLLGIGFAGLIGQQVFGMAIAVKLIVMPFILLLAVIVALCGSISPLRIALKLEPAEVLHG from the coding sequence ATGTTAATTAGAATGTTAAAAAGCTCCTTTACTAGAGGGCTTAAATCTAAATTATTGGCTATTTTAGCCATAACCTTTGGAGCATCCTTGGCTACAGCAATGTTAAGTGTATCCTTAGATGTTGGGGATAAGATGAATCAAGAGCTAAAATCCTATGGTTCCAATATAGTTGTAGTTCCAGAATCAGAGTCATTACCAGTAGAGATTGATGGTGTTGATTTCAATGCCCACGGGGCTGATAAGGATTACATATCAGAGGAGGATGTTGCGAGAATTAAGATAATCTTCTGGCGCCATAATATAGTCAACTTAGCCCCTTATTTAAAAGCTAGTGTAAAGGTTGATGGAGAAGAGATACCGATAATAGGCACTTGGTTTGATGATGAAATTAGAATTCCTACAGGGGAGAAGTTTAGATTTGGAGTCAAGGAGATTAAATCTTGGTGGAAGATAGATGGAAGCTGGATTAGAGATGGTAGAGACAAGAATCAGGCAATGATTGGTGAGAAGCTGGCTAATAAGTTTAACTTAAAGGTAGGAGATACTATTAGCCTAGACTTTGGTCAAGGAGAAGATATAGTTAACAGAAAAATTCAAGTCATTGGAATCATCAATAGTGGTGATGAGGCAGAGAAGCAGATTTATCTACCATTAGATTTCCTACAAGAAGCAGTAGGTCTAGAGGATAAGGTAGATAAGATAGAGGTTAGTGCTTTGACTACACCAGTCAATGACCTAGCAAGAAAGGCTCAAGCGGATCCTGAGGCATTGACTGCTGAAGAGTTTGAGACTTGGTACTGTACAGCTTATGTTAGTTCTATAACCTTCCAGATAGAAGAGGCAATTTCTGGTGTTGTAGCCAAACAGGTTCGCCAGATTTCAGAATCTGAAGGGAAGGTCTTAAATAAGATTCAATTATTAATGTTATTAGTGACTATAGCTTCACTAATCAGTTCAGGACTAGGAATCTCAAGTATTATGACTACCAAGGTACTAGAACGGAAGAAGGAGATTGGACTATTGAAGGCGATTGGTGCTAGTGATTTTGCAGTGATAGCATTATTTGTGATTGAGATTGTAGTGGTTGGTATTATTGGTGGGGGATTAGGCTATCTGTTAGGTATAGGTTTTGCAGGGCTAATTGGTCAACAGGTATTCGGAATGGCTATTGCTGTTAAATTGATAGTAATGCCCTTTATCTTATTGTTGGCAGTTATAGTAGCTTTGTGTGGTAGTATTTCTCCATTGAGGATTGCACTAAAATTAGAACCAGCTGAAGTATTACACGGTTAA
- a CDS encoding ABC transporter permease, translating into MKKWKMFLRMISQALKERKSRVAIVFFAIVVGIGVISALFSVYYDINIKMSKELRTYGANLALKPNSDKSENLSLKELEEVIEEFGQEELVGYRPNLYGIAEVESQTSVFKSNKPVVLVGTWFDQIDKINPYWQVEGELPVSHGISDEVVIGRDVAEKLGYDIGDKLKLATENTWGSEDFLVTAIVETGDDADNRIFLNLGVAQRLLAKEDQLNTAYLSVITKGEDLKTKVAEINQKLSGVELETIQKIASSEGKVLDKIKSLMYLVVMVILLSTLLCVSTTMMTIVAERKEEIALKKALGAENKDVITEFLTEAIILGGIGGLVGYGLGFLGAQLIGRSVFASAISFRRMVMVSSFILSIVVSCIASTLPVSRVVDIDPAVTLKGE; encoded by the coding sequence ATGAAAAAATGGAAGATGTTTTTGAGAATGATATCTCAAGCACTAAAGGAGAGAAAATCAAGGGTTGCCATCGTATTCTTTGCTATAGTTGTAGGAATTGGAGTAATCTCAGCTCTATTTAGTGTTTATTATGATATCAATATCAAGATGAGTAAGGAGTTAAGAACCTATGGAGCAAATTTGGCTTTAAAGCCTAATTCAGATAAATCTGAAAATCTTTCTCTAAAGGAGCTAGAGGAGGTTATTGAAGAGTTTGGTCAGGAGGAGTTGGTTGGTTATCGACCTAATCTTTACGGGATAGCTGAGGTAGAATCACAGACTTCTGTTTTTAAAAGTAATAAGCCTGTTGTATTGGTAGGAACATGGTTTGACCAGATTGATAAGATCAATCCTTATTGGCAGGTTGAAGGTGAATTGCCTGTAAGTCATGGGATTAGTGATGAAGTGGTAATTGGTCGTGATGTAGCTGAGAAGTTGGGCTATGATATCGGTGATAAATTGAAGTTAGCTACAGAGAATACTTGGGGCAGTGAAGATTTTCTAGTGACTGCTATAGTAGAGACTGGTGATGATGCAGATAATCGTATCTTCTTAAATCTAGGGGTAGCTCAAAGGCTATTGGCTAAAGAAGATCAGCTTAATACAGCTTATCTTAGTGTAATAACTAAAGGAGAAGATTTAAAGACTAAGGTAGCTGAGATAAATCAGAAGCTATCAGGGGTAGAGTTAGAGACTATTCAAAAGATTGCTAGCTCTGAAGGGAAGGTTTTGGATAAGATTAAATCATTAATGTACTTAGTAGTAATGGTAATCTTATTATCTACTTTACTTTGTGTATCGACAACGATGATGACAATAGTAGCAGAACGTAAAGAGGAAATTGCTTTAAAGAAGGCACTAGGTGCTGAGAATAAGGATGTAATCACCGAATTTTTGACAGAAGCAATTATCTTAGGTGGAATCGGTGGTTTAGTTGGATATGGCCTAGGGTTTTTAGGGGCACAGTTGATTGGAAGGAGTGTCTTTGCTTCAGCTATCTCCTTTAGAAGGATGGTGATGGTCTCTTCCTTTATCTTATCAATTGTAGTCTCCTGTATAGCATCGACTTTACCAGTAAGTAGAGTAGTTGATATTGATCCAGCAGTTACGCTCAAGGGTGAATAA